The genomic interval AGTGTCTAGTCTGTATTGGCACTTTTTGTTTGGAACCACGTGAGGGCAGCGTGTGGTGAGGGGGTCGGAGATGACGCACCCTCCATTACAGCATGTGGCCCCTCTCCTCCTCTGCAGTGGAAGGGCGAGATACAGGAGTTCTGTCCCAACACCAAGATGCTGCTGGTGGGCTGCAAGTCTGACTTGCGCACGGACCTGACCACGCTGGTGGAGCTGTCCAATCACAGGCAGACGCCAGTGTCATATGATCAGGTAAGCGCCATGGTGTCCAATTTAATCATTCAGAGAGAGAACATGCGTGTGGCCCTGTTGCaaaaatgtcttaaattgcGGGGCTGTACACTCTGTGCTCCCCTCAGTGTTTTTACTGCTGTACATATTTTTCTTGCTATCTTGGTCTTACTGGCAGGCTTCAGGAGAGGATGGGGTCTCCTCTGGTCTCCGCCGCTAAACGCTCAGTGTGTGACTCATTTTTTTCCGGTTCTGATCTCCATGGCAATTCCGTCCTGGAAGCTGAACTCAAACAAGCTCCCAGCCCATTAAGGGTTTTCTCTCACGTCagcatttttttaaactgagCCCCACACCTGGgaaagacccccctccccccctggttgtgtcagctttttttttttaaacagtgctTTTGCTGAAATGGCACTCAAATGTGTTTTAGTTTTTTAGCAAACAGtcactttatttatacagcCAGATGGGTTCTCACCCCCCACTGTGATGATCTGTGTATCTCTGGGGCCTTGATCCTACAACCATCTGAGGTTTATTCTCTTAATCCACAAGCTGCCTGCCATCAGATCATGTTTGCAAAGTGCTAGGGCTGTTCAGGTGGGGGCTGTAATTCGGTGTcactttttttggggggggctcACTCAGTCActttgccacccccccccccccacccatgtttTAAAAGCTAAATTGTCAGCGAGTGGAGGTCGAGGATCATAGCTAGTTAGCGGGTTAGCATCTCCtaaatgtgtggtttgagtggtggtaaagGCTGCCACTGGGTGTGGCATCCTGTGGTCTGACCTGGTCCTCTGCCATGTGATCAAAGCCCCCATGTTGTAGGGTGACACTCGCCCACCTTGTCTTGCAGGGTTCCaacatggccaagcagctgtcGGCCCCCTACATCGAGTGCTCAGCACTGCAGTCGGAGAACAGCGTGCGGGACATCTTCCACGTGGCCACCCTGGCGTGCGTCAACAAGAGCGGCAAGCACGCCAAGCGCAGCAAGACACCGCGCGCCTCCAAGCGTATTTCCCACATGGCGGGCCGGCCGGAGCTCTCCACAGTCACGTCCGACCTGCGCCAGGACAAGGCAAAGAGCTGTGCGGTCATGTGACTGTCTGGCCTCCACCCCCTATTGTGGTTTTGTGAGCACCGGGTGCGGGTGATGAAGATGGATCGAGGTGCAGGGCGTCCTGCCCGCTGATCCCCTGGATGTGGGGGAGTGAGAGACGAGCCTTGGGCTCCTGCACTTCAAAGCCCAGGCTGGGATTgatgtgcccctccccccccccccaaaccccacccCACACGAGCCCCTCAGGGGGACACAGACCAGAGGCGGCTGGCCCCGGCACCTTCCTGCACAAGTTCCGATGGCCTCTAGTTTCTGAATAACATATTTTGAGAACCCCAAAGGGACGACCGCTCGGCCCATCCTGCTTGCCTCACTTTATCCAGCCTGgaagtgatgtcacttcctgagGAAGTGGTGAGGGTTTGGTGGAGCCTCTGCGGGAAATGAGGAAGCTATCCAATCGTGGCCCGTTCTCCTTGCACAGGGTGCTAAGCTTTGCTTCTGGGAAAGGACAGGTTTCTCCTAAAATGAAGAACAGCCAATCACTGTGGACCCAAATaaatgccccctcccctccctatGCCGTGGGTCTGAAAGGTGAAAACAGGAACTCCTTTGTTTTGCAGATTGTCGTAACAAAGATCAGCTGTCATGCTAGTTTTTCATATTGTCTtgtaaaaacctcacaccctgTTTTCCAGCCAAAGAGTAAAATCTGTGGCAGCGGTGACACTGCAAGTTGATCCTAACTGGACCTTCGAAATGCATGTGGTGGGGCGGGCAAGAGCGTGGCCGCCCTGCGGGTCCTCACAGGCTGACACCCTAATCGGGGCGCCTGTGGTCTGACTGCTGTCTTTGCTCTGAAGTGCCCAACTATGCAAAGCTCACTTTGATCCTGGGGGGGCACCCAAATAGGAAAGAAACCAATGAactgtttttgtatgtttttcccCTATAATTGTTTTTCTACACAATATTTGAGTTTTGTGTTTTGGTCAAACTTAAGTTCTGGGTACTGAACAGTTCGGACTGGAAATTCAACCCATTGTGGTGTGGTTTTGTTAGCATTTGCTAAGAGCTGCATCAGTGCAACCCCAGCCATGAGATGGATCTGGTGCAGGGTTTAGCGCAGTATTATTGGTTCATGTTCTCtctatttaaatgtaaaaataaattaagttAAATTGTTCCATGTAGAGCAACCCATTTTTTTGGAATGTTGTCTATCATTGTTCATGCAGTATTTATTGAAGTATATATTTTCcttccaaaataaatatttcagcgCAAAGTGCCGTTTGTAAATGATTTTGTGATTGAAGCCCTGTTTTGTTTGTCCAACTGTACCACACCAACAAGCGTTAAAATCACATATAAAGTGGTAGGTTCTCTGCCTCCTGATTGGTCAGTGTCTGGAGGTGTGGCTGGTCAGCTCATATTGCCTGAATTGCACCCTGTGAATAAGAGCTGTTCTCCAATCGCAGACATGGAGCATGATGTCAGTCTTCTGAGGTGTCTGTACACACAGTTGGGTGTATTTGCAGTGGCCGTGTTTGTATGCTGTATATTTGTATGCTGCATCGGCAAACTTATTCTGCGGAGGAGTCTTTGGGACTGTAAGTGTTCCTGTGAGGCATGGTGCATCACTCCTTTGCCAcagacagggatgcacataCAGGACGGTGCAGTTAGTGATTGCTCATTATAGTGGTGTCGGCATGTATCCTCTTATCTTCATGTGGCACTGGGGGGCGCTCTCCCAGCCTCCCCGTTGTGACGCCTCATCCCGTGCTGTCTGTTGCCTACTGTCATGTTCAGGGGACAGTTTAACCTGTTTGGCTGCGTGAGGCTCTCTGCTGCGTCAGGCGCTGCAGAAGCACACGGTGGTAATGTCTCCTTTCGCTCTCCTCCTGCGTGCTTTGTTGGCTGAGGGCCTAGCCTGGAGTCCATTTGCTGAGCTGTGAACATTTTCCGGTTTTGTTCTTCACAGGACAAACAATCTTCTGGAAACTCCTCCTTGCGAATGACCGGGTTTATATACCACCTAATGGATGCTCCCCAGAACTGGCCTTGAGACTCCACTTGAGAAGCTGTATTCTTATGCTTCGTGTGGCTATGCCCGTCGCATTTTGGGGTCTGTGATTGTATCTGAGCCCCATGTTGTTCCTTGACTCTGCCTGACCCAGAATGAACTGGTGCTCGATCCTGGCTGTCGTTATCAGGGTGGTGTTTTCTCCTAAGATCCCCTTTGTTTACACAACGTGCCGAAATCGGATGCCTGCACTGGGTTCCAGTGTCTGGGGAAAGCTGCCCTCAAGGTGACCTTGCATGCCTTTGCCCTCTTCCTTTCTATCTTATCATAAACTCGGATTTCTGCCAGTGACAGTTAAGATCATTAAAGgagttgcttttgaaaaaacattaaacccgttttgttttcattttcacaaaTAAAACTTTCCCCGTTAATGTACAATGTGaaacattttgaaatcttgCAGCCAGGCCAACCTTGTCATTGCTGAATCTCTGTCTCATGATATGATGTCAGATACGATGGGATTTGTGACAGACTGGTGGGTTTTGTGGTTCACGATCCGTAAATGAGAGATGATGTCAGCACCCAACAACCGTGCTCCTCATTCTGGACACCTTCCTTTCCGCTAATTAGGTTTTGGTTGGTGATGCAGAGGGATTCCTTAGCAGCTTGACGTTAGTGGAACACGATGATCATATGACGAGAAAGCCAGACTTGGAGGGGGGAGCGAGGGTGGAACATGTGCGGTACAATGGGAGTGCTGTTTGTCCCTTAACTTGAGTTGTCATGTCACACGGATGGTCCCTTCCTGCTGATGTCACATCCTGTTCCTGTAGCGTAGGCCTCGAGGAGTGAGGTCATTTCCTAGAGGAAGGAAGTTCTTCCTGGGCTCAGCAAGTTCCTTCCTTGCTATAAATGAATACAAATTTTAAATCTGGTATGGAGATCCTGTGATGAGAGAAGATCCTTTGGTGTCGAGATAAGTAGCTGGGATCCTGTGTCAGTGGCCATAGATCAATATTTGGTTATGAAGTGACTGATGAGTGCCCGGCTGGTAACTCTTAACTGAAATCCTTCTATGAAGATCACTTCATGACTTAACGTTGTCTTCCCAAGCACTGCTCCTTGATCgtcattttaaaaatttgaGCATAAACTGCAGACCATAACCCAGTTGAATGAGGGTTTTTGTTTGATGCACCAATTTTGTTTTGCATCAACCATGTCACCTTTACACCAAGCCAAGAGCAGTTATGCTTACCAGGTGAACTATTGCTATGTGGATTTTCACCACATTCCCTTTCTATAAATAACAGACCCACACTTCGAGGGATGATGGATCCAGGCATCTATGATCGGTCTTTTGCAATACTGAGCCTGCATTTAAACTGCCTCTCTCTGAAACATCAGCCACGAACCCACCTCTCTGACCAACCTTCCAAGGGACTTAAAAATACTCATAAAACAAGAACACATGGAATGTGTATTATTTGTGCTTGTGTGCTTATCAGCTATCTTAGCCTTAGGGAACTTTGAGGAAGATTATTGATGAGAGAGAGATGAGAAAAGGTGGACAGGCGAGTAAAATTAAACATTGGCATTGGTAATAAACCTGAAATACGTATtttaaacagaaacagaaaaacgGGTGGCCACCTCACTTTTATTACACTTACAAGAAACTgactgaagcaaaaaaaaaaaggataaagCTCAGTGTGAGGTTCTGAAGTGGTACGGATTTTTCCATCCAACTTTCCGCTGTGAAGATGGCTAGAGACAGCGGAGCTCTCTGGACGCTGGAGATCAAATCAGCAGCAGGCGTGAGAGGCTTCAAGGCTGCGGACCCATCTCCAAAGAGCCGGCGTCCGCCGAACTGCTGCGAACCTCTCAGGATGCAGGTGTAGCAGGACAGTGGAGCACAGGTCATGTGAGCTGCTTGTGCGGATCATGGAACAAAAGAAACACACGTGACTAATAAAGATGTAGAGGTTGACCTGCAGGGATCTTAAAAAGCAACCTTGTTCTGCACTGTCTATGGACCTCCAAACCAGAAAGGGTTATATTGGAGTCAAACAGGACCACACAGCAGTAGAAGATCAAGAAAGGGAACAGGCTGAACCTCACAGCAACTTACTTAAATAAAAAACAGGGCTTTTTCTGGGAAAACAGGGGATGCAGATCAGTTCTTTGTGCACAGatatcaaaaagaaaataaggTACTCCCCCCATTCAATCCAGCATAGTGGGGGTCCAGCAATGCTGAGGGTGCTGTGTAGCTGGGTCTGGTGCGGTGGGCCCTAAATGTTTCAATGGCATCATGAAATTGACCCGGCCTAAATCCATCCGATTCCTGGGGGATCATTAATGCAATCTAGCTGCCGGGGGGGGCGGCGAGTTATGCATTGGACTGGGTATTTCAAAAGCACTTCTGCATGTATAAATAtgttaaaatgattaaaaaggaAGTGTTAATGTACTGAAAACAACATCAAGGTCATGCAGTGGCAAATGGGAGTTTGTGGGGTTACATGCGGTCGTTCTGCCCATTGTGTTGAAATGCTGGAAGCTGCTTGGTTTATTTAAACGAGATCCAGCAATGAGCGCTAACAGAACCAAACCTCTTCTCACTGCATTGCAGATTTCATCATAAACAGCGCCCATATGGTTATGATTGCTGCTTTCTGGGAAGAGATTTGGGGAAGATTATTTCTGCCCCTTTTCCCCACCACTTCCAAGCACAAAAACTTtggttttcttattttattcttACCAGTCAGACGTAAAATGTACATCAAAGTCGAGATCCAGAGAGACATTTCTCTTGCTGACACACAGTCTGCATTTAAAGAGCACAGTCTGAAAAGTCTGTCCTTTTTATCTTTTTGCGTGTTTTGCAGGGGATGAAAAATGCAGCAACCTTTCCAGTACAACCAAAGGTTTCTTCCACTGAAAAAATATCTGGGTCTTCTGGCAATTGGAGCTCCTTCCTGTGATGAGAGGAATGCAGGCCTGCAGGAATGCGAGAACTGAATGTTCGCCGCGGCTTGAAGCCTCTCGAATCACAGTGCGGCCTCATACCGCCGGCCCGCTTCCATTTCAAGCGCGGTGATTTAGGTGTTTTGTCAAACGATCGTAACCCACCAGCCAAATCAAAGAAAAGCAAGGAGAACATCGAGGTTCCTCCAAAAGGTCAGAATGATGCCGTTTCAGGTGCTCAGCTCTTTGGCCTCCCTGGCAGACAGAAGAAACCCCACAGCTTGATGAGCAGAATGCGCTTGTTTACTTGCTTAGTGGCCCCAGGCCTCCTGAGTGTCTATAAGGGTGGGTTAGGCTTTGGGTTATATGCTGCTGAACCTAAGGCTAGTCTCTGGCCTCGGGATTGGTGGAACAGTGTGTGTGTCACCATTAAGAGGTGTGAGCTTTGGGGTGGTGCTGCTCTGCTCTTCTCCATCCATCCTAGAGGTTCTGCCAAGGTAGGTATGGACGACATGGGCGACATCTTCCCGGGGGGGCGGTACGGGGAACCCacacaataaaagaaaaaaaaatgggaatGGTGACATTTGCACAATCGGTTTTCGATTGCTCATTTGCACGTCACGTCAGTGATATCATGTCACTGTATGTGTCCTTTCACCTTGCTGGAGTGGGCGCCGTGATTCTAATTTCAGAGCTAGACAGCTACCACTCAGAAGTACGAGATGGGGAGGGGCGCGGAGCTGGGCTGAGCTCAGGTCGCTCCACTGGAAGCCCGAGGTGGGGGGAGCAGGGGAATCTATTGAATAGTGCACCACTGACTTTGTACAGTACTAATGCAATTAACCAAATCAGTAACACTATGAAATGCTACTAAATACTAAATATGCTACTAAATGCAACTAAATACTAAATAAACcacaatgcattcataatactatgaatatacactcacctaaaggattattaggaacacctgttcaatttctcattaatgcaattatctaatcaaccaatcacatggcagttgcttcagtgcatttaggggtgtggtgctggtcaagacaatctcctgaactccaaactgaatgtcagaatgggaaagaaaggtgatttaagcaattttgagcgtggcatagttgttggtgccagacgggctggtctgagtatttcacaatctgctcagttactgggattttcacgcacaaccatttctagggtttacaaagaatggtgtgcaaagggaaaaacatccagtatgtggcagtcctgtgggcgaaaatgccttgttgatgctagaggtcagaggagaatgggccaactgattcaagctgatagaagagcaactttgactgaaataaccactcgttacaactgaggtatgcagcaaagcatttgtgaagccacaacacgcacaaccttgaggcggatgggctacaacagcagaagaccccaccggggtACCActcaaataggaaaaagaggctacaatttgcacaagctcaccaaaattggacagttgaagactggaaaaatgttgcctggtctgatgagtctcgatttctgttgagacattcaaatggtagagtcagaatttggcgtaaacagaatgagaacatggatccatcatgccttgttaccactgtgcaggctggtggtggtggtgtaatgggtgtgggggatgttttcttggcacactttaggccccttagtgccaattgggcatcgtttaaatgccatggcctacctgagcattgtttctgaccatgtccatccctttatgaccaccatgtacccataatctgatggctacttccagcaggataatgcaccttgtcacaaagctcgaatcatttcaaattggtttcttgaacatgacaatgagttcactgtactacaatggcccccacagtcaccagatctcaacccaatagagcatctttgggatgtggtggaacgggagcttcatgccctggatgtgcatcccacaaatctccatcaactgcaagatgctatcctatcaatatgggccaacatttctaaagaatgctttcagcaccttgttgaatcaatggcatgtagaattaaggcagttctgaaggcgaaagggggtcaaacatcgtattagtatggtgttcctaataatcctttaggtgagtgtatagtttCACAGACatattgttgcatttttctGGTTTATGTGAAATCCTCCTGAATAATATAAAGCCAGTCTGCACACCCCCAAGGTGAATTTGTTCACTTTTGACTCTTGGCTGACAGTGTTGCAGGATGGGTAATGTACTGAAGTggaaaattaacacaaatggaCAAGAAAAGGTCTGAGCCATCAGGTGCCCAGTTTAGAaagaaggggaaaaaagaagAGGAGGAACATGCAAAAGATAAAGGAATGCAGATATTTAATCTCTTTGTGAGTATAATATTATGCATgttgttataactgctagaggaggttactttgatgaatcaaagatacaacattttcttgctaataaaggtactcaaatggtgaacatactataaatttatttgttagcgaagaatattgagtgtatttttagtaaatattaAGTGACAGATGTAAAAAGTTGTAGTAGCATTTCACAAACTGCAGATGCTTGCGTTTGTGGGTAACTGACAGACCAGGCTTCATTCTGGCACACCTTCCAAATAATAGTATGAAGATGGCGTCAAATGGTGGTTTTGGAGATGTGGTAACCCCAAGATTTGACTTTGTCTCGTAACTCACCAATAGTGATGTTGTTGTCCACCTTTTTATTATTGCCCAATCAGTAAAAATGGGCACTTTCAGTTAAGTAGTTATTTTGTAATACccattccctccctccctcattTGGGTTGTGtgttctcttatctttcccatgttgatggatgactaagggaatttggcctCTATCACCCCTGTTTGTACCCCAGTTAATCGGGAAGTCATGGCTTACAGCCTTAATGTTCCTACACATGCCAATCAACTGAAAAATGTACAATTTACATGGGAAACATGCTttagttacattgtgttcactataatttccaggggtgccaataattgtggcacatgtgtttttgttaaaaataattatttcttgatgacaGATTTCCTTTTCTTTGATTAAACGTTTTTCAATGaaagatttttaattttttttcagtgtgagatgaagctaTTTCACCAAAGattttttacaaatctttacatgATTGTGGAGGGAACTGTATATAGCACTTTTTAAGAACAAATGTCACAAAGTACTTTGcactaataaaataaaaacaaacatcaaaagGTCCTAGAGATGGGTATGCCCTCTCAGAGTCTTCCAGCTctacttcctccaaggaaggcaTATCAGTGGGATTTAGGAGGTCCTCAAAATACTCTCTCCACTGCCTGACTATATCCCCATTTGAGGTCAACAGTCCTCCCTCCCTGCTGTAAACAGCATGGTTGAGGCCCTGCTTCCCCTCCTGAGTTGTCTGACGGTTTGCCAGAATCTTTCTGAGGCCAACTGAAAgtcattttccatggcctcaccaaactcctacACCCGAGTTTTTGCTTCAGCAACTGCCTTCCGacacctgtcagctgcctcaggAGTCCCACAAGCTATCCAAGTTCcgaaggcctccttcttcaacCTGACAACTCCCTTTACGGGTTTGGGGTTTGCAACAGCGACAGGCACCAAGAACCTTACAGCCACAGCTTCTCAAAGCCGCCTTGGTAAGGAGTTCCAGTACATTGGCCATTCAGGCTCAGTGTCCCCTGACTACCTTGGGACGCAAGAGAAGTTCAGCCTGAGGTGTGAGCTGACGATCTCCCAGACAAAGGCCTCCACCAGATGCTCCCAACATCTTACTATGCatttgggtctaccaggtctttCTGGCATCTTCCACCGCCTTTGGATCCAACTCACCAGCAGGTTATAATCAGCTGAAAGCTCAGCTTCTCTCTTCACTTGAGTGTCCAAAACATGTGGACGCAAATCGGAAGCTACAATTGGAACGTATTACAACCAATAACAGAGCACCGCTCGGGTTCAGATTGGGCAGGCCATTCTTCCCTATCACACActtcctcccaatcacaccaggtttcactgtcattaccAATGTTAGGGTTAAAGCCCCCCAGCACAACAATGCAGTCCATAGAGGGGGCACCATCCTGCACCCCCTCCAAGTTCTCCAGGAAGGCTGGATAATCCAAACTGGTGTTTGCTGCATTCGCACAGACAACAGTCAGAGCCTGTCCCCTGACTCAAAGTCAAAGGGAGGCGACCCTCTTGTTTACTGGGGTAAACTCCAACATACTGGCACCAAACTGGGGGGCTATAAGTAGACCCACACTTTCCCAGGTGCCTCTCACTAAGGGCAACTCCAGCCCCTCTCCCAGAGTTTGGTACTGGATTACAAGCCGTGCATTGAAGTGAGCCCGACAATATCTAATCTGTATCTCTCTACCTCCTGCACCAACGTAGACTCCTTGTCCATCAGACAGGTTACTTTGCATGTACCTAAAGCCAGATTTGGTAGCCAACAAGTAGTCTGCTGAGGTCCCTGCCCTTGACCTACACTGCACCTGA from Paramormyrops kingsleyae isolate MSU_618 chromosome 16, PKINGS_0.4, whole genome shotgun sequence carries:
- the LOC111846106 gene encoding rho-related GTP-binding protein RhoE, which encodes MKERRQSQKLPLKSGMDPNQSVKCKIVVVGDSQCGKTALLHVFAKDCFPENYVPTVFENYTASFEIDTQRIELSLWDTSGSPYYDNVRPLSYPDSDAVLICFDISRPETLDSVLKKWKGEIQEFCPNTKMLLVGCKSDLRTDLTTLVELSNHRQTPVSYDQGSNMAKQLSAPYIECSALQSENSVRDIFHVATLACVNKSGKHAKRSKTPRASKRISHMAGRPELSTVTSDLRQDKAKSCAVM